A DNA window from Moorella thermoacetica contains the following coding sequences:
- a CDS encoding MFS transporter, protein MRKRILYLLSLGHMVTDINQGLLPIFLSVYKDQYGLSYAAAGLVVFLSNISSSVIQPLFGYWSDRHQLRWLLPAGCLVAGLGMVAAGYAANYYLLVAAVFISGLGVAAYHPEASKSAHYISGPMQASSMSIFSVGGNVGFGLGPLIATFILSHGGLRASWIILIPTSVTVALLSHTLPALGRAMAGGHQAAPAGNPRAKTSQAPLVAITLLVLVVIMRSWLQSGLTYYIPFYYLNFLHGNEHFASSMLSIFLIAGAVGTLVGGRLADYWGAKRMIIGSMLVLIPMVVTFPYVQGAWVAILLALSGFALVSTFAPAIVLAQNILPEHVGMASGLMMGFAIGTGGLGTFLLGGIADAHGVPFTIQIMAVIPAIGAALAFFIPDLRQQPSARQVRVEPVPEEKNSRA, encoded by the coding sequence TTGAGGAAACGAATTCTCTATCTTTTAAGCCTGGGGCATATGGTTACCGATATCAACCAGGGCCTCCTGCCCATCTTCCTTTCCGTCTATAAAGATCAGTATGGCCTGAGCTATGCAGCTGCAGGCCTGGTAGTCTTCCTTTCTAATATCAGTTCTTCGGTAATCCAACCACTCTTCGGCTACTGGTCGGACCGGCACCAGCTGCGCTGGCTGCTCCCTGCAGGTTGCCTGGTGGCTGGGCTGGGGATGGTGGCCGCGGGCTATGCCGCCAATTACTACCTCTTGGTAGCAGCCGTCTTTATCAGCGGCCTGGGAGTTGCCGCCTATCACCCGGAGGCCTCTAAATCGGCCCACTACATCAGCGGGCCTATGCAGGCCAGTTCCATGTCTATTTTTTCCGTCGGCGGCAACGTGGGCTTTGGCCTGGGACCCCTCATTGCCACCTTTATCCTCAGCCATGGCGGGCTCCGGGCCTCCTGGATAATCCTTATTCCTACATCTGTTACTGTAGCCCTGCTCAGCCATACCCTGCCTGCCCTGGGCCGGGCCATGGCCGGGGGCCATCAAGCAGCCCCCGCCGGTAACCCCCGGGCAAAAACAAGCCAGGCCCCCCTGGTAGCCATTACCCTGCTGGTGCTGGTGGTCATCATGCGTTCCTGGCTCCAGAGCGGCCTTACCTATTACATCCCCTTCTATTACCTGAATTTCCTCCACGGGAATGAACACTTCGCCAGCAGCATGCTGTCTATTTTCCTCATTGCCGGGGCGGTGGGCACCCTGGTGGGTGGGCGGCTGGCCGACTACTGGGGCGCAAAGAGGATGATAATTGGCTCGATGCTGGTCCTCATCCCCATGGTGGTGACTTTCCCCTATGTCCAGGGAGCCTGGGTGGCCATCCTGCTCGCCCTGAGCGGTTTTGCCCTGGTTTCAACCTTTGCCCCGGCCATTGTCCTGGCCCAGAATATTCTCCCCGAACACGTCGGTATGGCCTCGGGCCTGATGATGGGATTTGCCATCGGCACCGGCGGCCTGGGGACCTTCCTCCTGGGGGGTATTGCCGACGCCCACGGGGTACCCTTCACCATCCAGATCATGGCCGTTATCCCGGCCATTGGCGCCGCTCTGGCTTTCTTCATCCCGGACCTGCGCCAGCAACCGTCCGCCCGGCAAGTCAGAGTTGAACCAGTGCCGGAAGAAAAAAATAGCCGGGCTTGA
- a CDS encoding O-sialoglycoprotein endopeptidase — protein sequence MAILGIDTSAYTCSAAAISQDGELLAAHRRLLPVPPGERGLQQATAVFHHVQILPEVLSEVFAAVPAARIRRVVASVKPRPVEGSYMPVFTVAAGQGRILAAALGVPFRATTHQEGHIQAGLWSSGWQPSDSFLAVHLSGGTSEVLLVSRKPGGFTIEKLGGTLDLHAGQLVDRAGVLMGLEFPAGPALERLAREAGPEMEKVHLTSAVRGYNFSFSGPASQAERLLAAGAPPAAVARAVEQCIANTLERVLRPAVEATGLRDILIVGGVAANNYLRQRLRHRLEHPAVAARLHFAAPEHSSDNAIGVALLGLEVDPREKG from the coding sequence ATGGCTATTCTGGGGATTGACACCAGCGCCTATACCTGTTCGGCGGCCGCCATCAGCCAGGATGGCGAACTATTGGCAGCCCACCGTCGCCTTTTGCCGGTACCTCCGGGTGAAAGGGGCCTGCAGCAGGCTACGGCGGTTTTTCATCACGTCCAGATCCTGCCGGAGGTCCTGTCAGAAGTTTTTGCCGCCGTCCCGGCGGCCAGGATCAGGAGAGTGGTTGCCTCTGTCAAACCGCGGCCGGTAGAAGGCTCTTATATGCCGGTCTTTACCGTGGCTGCCGGGCAGGGTCGCATCCTGGCGGCCGCTTTAGGCGTACCCTTTCGGGCCACCACCCACCAGGAAGGCCATATACAGGCCGGCTTGTGGTCGTCAGGCTGGCAGCCGTCGGACTCCTTTCTGGCGGTCCATCTCTCGGGCGGTACCTCGGAAGTACTCCTGGTGAGCCGGAAACCGGGGGGCTTTACCATTGAGAAGCTGGGAGGTACCCTGGACCTTCATGCCGGCCAGCTAGTTGACCGCGCCGGGGTCCTGATGGGGCTCGAGTTTCCGGCTGGCCCCGCCCTGGAGCGCCTGGCCCGGGAAGCGGGCCCGGAAATGGAAAAGGTCCACCTGACCTCGGCCGTGAGGGGCTATAACTTCAGCTTTTCCGGCCCGGCCAGCCAGGCGGAGCGGCTCCTCGCGGCCGGGGCACCTCCGGCCGCCGTGGCCAGGGCGGTGGAACAGTGTATTGCCAATACCCTGGAGCGGGTGCTGCGGCCGGCAGTAGAGGCTACCGGCCTGCGGGATATCTTAATTGTCGGCGGGGTAGCGGCCAACAACTACCTGCGGCAGCGCCTGCGCCACCGCCTGGAACATCCGGCAGTAGCGGCGCGCCTGCATTTTGCCGCCCCGGAACACAGCTCCGACAACGCTATCGGCGTAGCCCTCCTGGGACTGGAGGTAGACCCCCGGGAAAAAGGATAG
- the nusB gene encoding transcription antitermination factor NusB: MLRRAARAKALQALFAIDVGGTSPDMALEQVLEEGELPPRAMTFTRELVEGTMAKRDAIDAIIRKYAVGWRLERLAAVDRNILRMALYEMQYHRETPVRVVINEAIELAKNFNNEEAGRFVNGLLDNARKDLGLSEEIENGYSGD; the protein is encoded by the coding sequence TTGCTTAGACGGGCAGCAAGGGCCAAGGCCTTGCAGGCTCTCTTTGCCATTGACGTTGGAGGTACCAGCCCGGATATGGCCCTGGAACAGGTACTGGAGGAAGGGGAACTACCACCCAGGGCTATGACCTTCACCAGGGAACTGGTAGAGGGAACAATGGCCAAGCGCGATGCGATCGATGCGATTATCCGTAAATACGCCGTGGGCTGGCGGTTGGAACGCTTGGCGGCGGTAGATCGCAATATTCTGCGGATGGCATTGTACGAGATGCAGTACCACCGGGAGACACCGGTCCGTGTGGTCATCAATGAGGCCATCGAACTGGCCAAAAACTTTAATAACGAAGAAGCTGGCCGCTTCGTCAACGGTCTCCTGGATAACGCCCGCAAGGATCTGGGGCTGAGTGAGGAAATAGAAAATGGCTATTCTGGGGATTGA
- a CDS encoding DUF2273 domain-containing protein: MEEFVAWLGYLWREHRGKVLGVVLGLLFGLLTAIWGFGKALFIGICATLGYLVGRRLDEGQGWQELWKRFFGDRW; the protein is encoded by the coding sequence ATGGAAGAATTCGTCGCCTGGTTGGGCTACCTGTGGCGAGAGCACCGGGGGAAGGTATTGGGAGTTGTGCTGGGCCTTCTCTTTGGTCTTTTAACAGCCATCTGGGGCTTCGGCAAGGCCCTTTTTATCGGCATTTGTGCGACCCTGGGTTACTTGGTGGGACGCCGCCTTGATGAGGGCCAGGGGTGGCAAGAACTATGGAAACGCTTTTTTGGCGATCGCTGGTAA
- the amaP gene encoding alkaline shock response membrane anchor protein AmaP, which translates to MSVLDRALLALFALITAILAGIFLAVIAGWSVPLDLFELSLLNNDYRLLAGVVALIFFLLAMRFLLGSLRLAQAGEGRAVIKAADLGLVSISLPALEHLVTRAARQVKGVREIRPRLNYGPEGLAIRLNITVNPDRNLPEMAAELQEKVREYVIATAGLEVPEVQVRINGIFQEGQRRVE; encoded by the coding sequence TTGTCGGTACTTGACCGGGCCCTGCTGGCCCTTTTTGCTTTAATAACCGCCATCCTGGCCGGAATCTTCCTGGCGGTAATTGCCGGTTGGAGTGTTCCCCTGGATCTTTTTGAGCTTAGCCTCTTAAACAACGATTACCGCCTGCTGGCAGGGGTCGTCGCCCTTATCTTTTTCCTGCTGGCCATGCGTTTTCTCCTGGGCAGTCTGCGCCTGGCACAGGCTGGCGAAGGGAGGGCGGTTATTAAAGCCGCCGACCTGGGCCTGGTGAGTATCTCCCTGCCGGCCCTGGAGCACCTGGTTACCAGGGCGGCCCGCCAGGTAAAGGGCGTACGGGAGATTCGTCCCCGGCTGAACTATGGGCCTGAAGGGCTGGCCATCAGGTTAAACATCACCGTTAACCCCGACCGCAACCTGCCGGAAATGGCCGCGGAGCTCCAGGAGAAAGTCCGGGAGTATGTAATTGCCACTGCCGGCCTGGAGGTACCGGAGGTCCAGGTACGCATTAATGGTATCTTCCAGGAAGGCCAGCGCCGGGTGGAATAG
- a CDS encoding Asp23/Gls24 family envelope stress response protein, with amino-acid sequence MEVGRVDQILEQEAKTDLGTIKIANEVVAIIAGLAATEIEGVAGMSGGIAGGITELLGRKNLAKGVKVEVGEKEAAVDLYIVVNFGVRIPDVAIKVQENVKKAIEGMTGLQVVEVNVHVQGVVFPQETRDEETSRVR; translated from the coding sequence ATGGAGGTGGGCAGGGTGGATCAAATCCTGGAACAAGAGGCCAAAACTGACCTAGGCACCATTAAGATCGCCAATGAGGTGGTGGCTATCATCGCCGGCCTGGCGGCCACGGAGATTGAAGGTGTAGCCGGCATGAGCGGCGGTATTGCCGGGGGCATTACCGAACTCCTGGGCCGGAAGAACCTGGCCAAGGGCGTCAAAGTCGAGGTTGGCGAAAAGGAAGCTGCCGTAGACCTGTACATAGTAGTCAATTTCGGCGTCCGCATTCCCGATGTGGCCATCAAGGTCCAGGAGAATGTGAAAAAGGCCATCGAAGGAATGACCGGTCTCCAGGTCGTCGAGGTCAACGTCCACGTCCAGGGTGTTGTCTTCCCCCAGGAGACCAGGGATGAAGAAACCAGCCGGGTACGCTAG